One genomic segment of Acidobacteriota bacterium includes these proteins:
- a CDS encoding TraB/GumN family protein → MVLMRRVLVLVLLVAWFSAIAAAQDAAPAEKNFIWRVSKGSTDVYVVGSIHALKEDAYPLPQAFERTFEEAEVLVFEIDLGEMTATAVQLMSAGSLAPGTTLEQVVGAQTWKELEAHAEESGFNPSVFSGMKPWMAALTLTAFELSKHGYLSSSGLDTYFMQRADQAGKETRALETAEAQVSLFADLTQEQSRAFLRYTLRDLELMIPEMEELYIRWRAGDVEYVEHMMLEGFEEFPDVFTRMVGDRNRAWVPQIEELLAGDRDAMVVVGSAHLVGDEGVIELLRKKGYAIERL, encoded by the coding sequence TGGCGTGGTTCTCGGCGATCGCTGCAGCACAGGACGCTGCGCCGGCCGAGAAAAACTTCATCTGGAGGGTGAGCAAAGGGAGCACCGACGTCTACGTCGTGGGGTCGATCCACGCTCTGAAGGAGGATGCCTACCCGCTGCCTCAGGCCTTCGAACGGACGTTTGAAGAGGCCGAGGTGCTGGTCTTCGAAATCGACCTCGGTGAGATGACGGCAACCGCGGTTCAGCTGATGTCTGCCGGATCACTGGCTCCGGGGACGACGCTCGAGCAGGTCGTCGGCGCGCAGACCTGGAAGGAGCTCGAGGCCCATGCCGAAGAGTCCGGGTTCAATCCGTCCGTCTTCTCCGGCATGAAGCCCTGGATGGCCGCACTCACCCTGACTGCATTCGAGCTGAGCAAACACGGTTATCTCTCGTCCTCGGGCCTCGACACGTATTTCATGCAGCGGGCGGACCAGGCGGGCAAGGAAACGCGTGCCCTGGAGACGGCCGAAGCGCAGGTCAGTCTTTTCGCGGATCTGACTCAGGAGCAGAGCAGAGCGTTTCTCCGCTACACGCTGAGGGACCTGGAATTGATGATTCCCGAGATGGAAGAGCTGTACATTCGCTGGCGCGCCGGAGACGTCGAATACGTCGAGCACATGATGCTCGAGGGCTTCGAGGAATTCCCGGATGTGTTCACGAGAATGGTGGGGGACCGGAATCGCGCGTGGGTGCCGCAGATCGAAGAACTCCTGGCCGGCGATCGTGACGCGATGGTTGTGGTGGGGTCGGCGCACCTGGTGGGCGACGAGGGCGTGATCGAACTCCTCCGAAAAAAGGGATACGCGATCGAGCGACTCTGA